Genomic window (Zymoseptoria tritici IPO323 chromosome 1, whole genome shotgun sequence):
CCATCTGCGCATTGCCTACTGCTCTTCCCTctaacatcctcctcgctggCAATTCATGAAGGAAGGGAGGCTCTGCGTCCTTGAGTGCCAGGCGTGAAATACTCAACTTGAGAGAATGCAGATTGTATGAACCGCCAGTTGGATCTGAATGAGAGTGTACGGCCATTATTAGTTTTTGAGGGGTATAATATATGAACAACGACAAATGAACTCGACCTTCTCCCACCACTCAGACATCCTTCCTCGCCCAACCCACCAAACATTTCCAGCCAGCTTGTCCTTTtccaccctcctccaatGCCTTGGACACATCGTCCAACACCCTCTTCTCGCTGCGACCCATCTCGCTGTTCAGCTTGAGCATCCACTGCTCCCACATCCTTGCACCGACCAGACCCGTCATGGCACGCACATCCTGGGTGCTACCAGTGAGCGGCGGCTGAAATTCTGTCACAGTCCCATCGGTCGCGATCGACAGCTCGACGGGAGCATGTCTGCCACCACCATTCTTTCCAGCATCGTTCCACTTGGGCACAACGTCCGCGACAGGGAGGACCATCCACGCACGCTTGATTTCGCAGAAACCAGCACGCTTCAGGCGAGGCAGAAAACTCTTTCCCGAGCACGGCTCGTAGCCACGAGTCTTCAAGTTGAAGGCAAACTCCACTCCCAGCGCCTGACTAGCAGCATCGGCGTGCACGAGCTCCGCGTCGAGTAGATCGAACTCGAGGTATCCACCCGGTTTGAGCACGCGGAGACATTCACGAAGAGTGAGATCCCACTCATCAGCGGCGGCGCCCTTGGGCCAAACAGTCTTGAGATGCGTGTAAAGATTACGAGCGGAGACGACGTCGAAGTGGTTACCTTCGAATGGCAGCTCCCAAAGTTTCGGcgaggcgacgacgacatggtTCCCTGGGCCGTCAAGGGAAATCTCGGCAACATGCGCTTCGGCGTCGGAGGACACGGTCGTGTAGACCGTGGCATTGGGATGCTCGTAGGCGACAGTCCACGCCCAGCTACAGTGTGCTTGGCCGGCGACATCGAGGATGCGGACGTCTTTGCGGTTCTTGAAACTCTGCACGATTGGGCTGGTGAGAAGTTTGCCGCCGTGCACTTCCTTCTGCGCGGCGACGTGCCAAGACGAGGACTCCATTTGTTGAAGAGCTTGTCGTTCACGTTCGGCCTTGGCCATGATCTCAACTTTGTCGTCGTCCACGGCGGTAGGAAGGAATGATGAGACAGGTCGTTGTTGGGAGACGCGCTCAGCGTTTGTGATCTCGTATTTGCCTTGCAGCTGCTCGGCGTGCTGCTTTTGTAGGCTCACACGACGAACTTGCTCGGCTTCTGCACGAGCTTGTCGGTGCTGGAAGACATCCCGAGCACGTTGCGAGCGTTTAGCATGACGCCAACCTTCCCAAAAGGTCCCGTCGTGGATGGGAGAGACGCGCTTGGCGACGGTGGAAGCAATCGACATGGCGACCGGCGATGCTGTCTCTTCGGTAGCGAAGCGGACAGACTTCTTGCTGGGAGAGATGTCGACCACCTGAGGCGTTGGCTGATCCGGAGTGCGTGGGACCGCGTCTTCGATGTCTTGGAAGCTGGCGGtgacctcatcgtcctcgcaaATAGCCTCCATGTAGGAGCTTTGAGCAGACAGCCAAGACTGTGTGCGATCGATGTTGACGGCCGCGGTCTGCTTCAGGGTATCGACATAGGTCTCATCGATCTCAGCGACCTCGATGACTTCTCTCGGTGAGAAGGCTATCTTGCGTGCCGTGACTGGATCTTGTGTGCTTGCCGGAGAGGCAAGAGCGACCACATGCTCGACCGGCTCATTCAGTTGCGCTGCCCATGGTGTCTCGTAGAAAGAAGCCGCCGTACTGGTCTGCAGTGCTGATGCAGATCGGAACGGTACGCCGTAGAACTCGGTGGCGGTGCCAGTGTTGGGTGCTGCGTCCATGCCGGCCCACGTCTTGCGCGCCATTGTTGAGTCCAAAGACGCAAAGAAGCCGCCCGGAGATGGTACAGAGAGTGCGGACAACTCGTCATCGGCTTCATTTGGATCTCTCGGAGCGAGACTCTGGGTGTCGATTCTAAAGCGACCGGTAATTGGCGGCGACTCAAGGACCTCTCGCATTTCGACCACTGCGGTAGGAACCTCAACGACAGTATCCTGTTGTTCAGAATTCTCTTCGCCACTGATTTGTTGTAGTAGGTTGATCGCGGACCGGTTGAGCTGGAATGGAGCCTCCCACACATGGTCGCCATCAGCTGGTGCGGAGAGGTCCGGAGTCGAAGGGCAGCTCGACGCGGCGAGCTCTTCAGACGTAAGACTGCCATCGAGGGATGGTGTCGATGAGGTGCTCGGTACGCGGAGATTGCGTTGTTGAAGTTGGCCGAGGACCGAAGGAGATAGATTAACCCGGATCGGTGGTGACAGTGCAGACGCTGACCTGAGCTTGTCTATTGTCGGCCACTGTCCAGGCGACGGGATGATGATCGACGGGTAACGAGACTTCTGAGTCTTATTTCCCACCCTCTTCTTGACCGAGCTTGATAGCTTGATTGCAACTTCCTCCGACTCGCTCTCGGAGATGTCGTAGAGCTCATCGAAGCTGTGCGAGCTGCGTTTGCTCCACATCGAACTTTGGTCTGACTCCGAACCAGAGCTGCTCGGGTTGGGACTTCCCTCGATAATTTCGGAGAGTGCGGACGATGGTATGGCTCGTGGAGTCGGAAAGTCCTCGCTGAACGGAGAAGTGACGAGGTATTGTTCCTTGAGATCCTGAGGTCGAGCTCTTTGGAGGGAGATCTGAGGTTCGTCTTCGATTAGTGTATTACGGAAGCCTTGTGTGCTGCGGTCCTGCGCAGAAGGCTGGAACGCGATAGCGCGTAGAGTGGTAGGAGACATGTCGTAGTCGTAGGTGCTTGAAGATCTCGTCCAAATGATTGTAGGCCGACCTGCGGTGAGAATGTACAGACTTCGGTCAACGAAGAAAGATCGCCACACGGAATGGAAATGCAAAGGAGAACGAGGAAATTGACAGACACCCAAAGGAACAGAAACGGTGCAGTAGAGCGTGAAGGAAGACTCCGCCTCTCTATTGACGGCATCATGGCCTTATACAGACCTGTCACCAGCCTCTACCAACCAGTCGTTGGCGCCTGCCAGCGTTACTCAAAAACAACTTGGCGCTCAGCAAGGCGGTTACATGGGCAAATGTCTCCTCCCATGCGATCTCAACGTGGTCACTGCTGGCGCTAACTAGGAGCCGCGAGATGGATCGGCGGTCTGGTTGGATTCCTGCTGAAATGGTTCTCCACGGATGCGTATTTAGGTCGGCCTTGCGGTAGCACAGACGTTCGAGATCTTGATGGCTGAGGTGGGATCGAATTGGCTGGATGAGAGGCATCGGTGCGGATTCGTTCAGTTTGTGGGCGCTTAAAACGACAGCCAATGAAGCGGCGGGCATGGGGTCTTGCAGCATCCTGGTCGGCGTTTCGCTGATATGAGCGGGGCGTCGCAAATCTATTGTATACATCGAGTGCAGGACGGCTTCTTGGAAGGGATGCAATGTTCCGGGTGCGAGATGAGGTGCGGCAGTGAACGTGAAATTGAAGAAGAAAAGGAGAGGTGGTTGTTCTTCGCTAAACCACGGCGTCTGACGCCGCTCGGATCCGACCCGTTAAGTTGCCGCTGCCAGAGTGACGTTGTAGGTTGGCAGCTTTTCCGAGTATAACATTCAATGTCGAGGACTTGAGATCCGGCAACCAAagactgcttcttcgctgAACTTCCTCGCACGGTAGTGGACTGCGCCATTACCTCTCCCGATTCTCGAGTTTCTACTCCAGACTTCGAACACTTCGACCACGACCTCCATCCATCATGGCACCGCCAGCGATTATCGCGCCCTCCATCCTGAGCGCGGACTTTGGCGCCTTGGGCAAGGCATGCTCGGACACAATAGGACATGGCGCGGATTGGCTACATGTGGATATCATGGACGGGCATTTTGTGCCAAACATGACCTTTGGTGCTCCTGTGGTGACAATGGTCCGGCCGCATGTGGACCGACCGAAGGAGGCCTTCGGAAAGGGAACCTTCGATTGCCATATGATGATCGCTGAGGTATGCCGAAGTAAGAGTTTGGATTCTGGAACAACTGGCTGACCGCCATGGTAGCCCAAAAAGTGGGTGAAAGACTTCAAGAAGGCCGGCTGTGATCTATACTGCTTCCACTACGAGGCCGCGATATCGTCGACCGCAGCAGAAACGCCGGAGGGTCATAGCGATGAAAAGACCAGTCCCAAGGAGTTGATCAGATACATCCACGATCAAGGACTGAGAGCTGGCATTGCGATCAAGCCCAAGACTCCTGTAGACGTGCTCTACGACATTCTAGACAACCCGAACAAGGACGAGGTGCCCGATGTAGGTCTTGTTCTTTATTTGCGTTTGGCTGAATCGGCATTGACAGCAGTTCTCAGATGGCCCTTATCATGACTGTCGAACCTGGATTTGGCGGGCAGAAGTTCATGCCGGAGATGATGCCCAAGGTGGAGGCACTTCGAAAGCGGTATCCCGATCTGAACATTGAAGTTGATGGTGGTCTCAGTGAGAAGACTATCGATACTGCTGCTGATGCGGGTGCAAACGTGATTGTGGCTGGAAGTGCCGTCTTTGGCGCCAAAGACCCAGGCCAAGTCATCGAAGCGCTTCGTCAAGCTGTTGAAAAGCGGCGGTGACTAGATCGTGGAAGGCTGTAAGGAACCAACGAGAAGACAGCATTGGGTCGCATACGGTGGGTCGGACGACAGAGGGCATGACACGACAGTTCCATGGAACGTTCTACATAGACATAGAAGCGGTACATGTACTGCGTTGAGATCCTTCAGCCTGGCCTGCTTTGGGGTGTCAATAGCAAAAGAATGTAAAGGGACTTCGGTGCCGATTCCAACAAAGCTGTAACTCCGGGACCCTGCTGACCTGAGACGCTCGAGCTCGGAGCGGGAGATGTACACGCCTCGATCTGTAATTACCTCCACGTTTTGTCACTCACCACCGCAGTCAACGACCTCCCAAACGCAGTCATCCGATCTTTTGCACCGGCGCGACGATCGACTAAACAATCCTCGTCTGAATTATAAAATCAATGTCCAGCTTCACACAGCGCTCGGCATAGCAACAGCCCAACATGGGTcgggcggaggagatgagagaGCGGGAATCGCAGCCTTTGACAACTTCAGGCGAACCAACAATACCACCCGAGGAGCGGAATGGAAGACCTTCCATGTCCAGTGCTTCAACCACTTCGTTAATCCTCGAGCACGCTTCCGGTCATTCCGCCACCGAAGCTAAGGAGGCACTCTACACGGACAGTCTCAGCAGAGAAGAGCTCGAGTTGGAGGACCAAGCAATATGGCAGCGATCGACGAAACCAGCGGATAAAAAGGCGCGGCGAATACTATACATCCTCATTGCGATTGGTGCTGTGGGCTGGGTCGCAGCGTTGTTTCTATTCTTGGGTCAGGACAGACATATACCTCATGCATCACGACCGCATGACCCTCTTGCGACATCCACGAGTGGGAACGGGAAGAAGGTTACCCTCGAACAAGTACAGGAAGGGGCATGGAGGTCGACACAACATGCGATCAGCTGGATAGCAGGTCCcaacggcgaggatggcttATTACT
Coding sequences:
- the RPE1 gene encoding ribulose-phosphate 3-epimerase (ribulose-phosphate 3-epimerase; phosphoribulose epimerase; erythrose-4-phosphate isomerase; phosphoketopentose 3-epimerase; xylulose phosphate 3-epimerase; phosphoketopentose epimerase; ribulose 5-phosphate 3-epimerase; D-ribulose phosphate-3-epimerase; D-ribulose 5-phosphate epimerase; D-ribulose-5-P 3-epimerase; D-xylulose-5-phosphate 3-epimerase; pentose-5-phosphate 3-epimerase); its protein translation is MAPPAIIAPSILSADFGALGKACSDTIGHGADWLHVDIMDGHFVPNMTFGAPVVTMVRPHVDRPKEAFGKGTFDCHMMIAEPKKWVKDFKKAGCDLYCFHYEAAISSTAAETPEGHSDEKTSPKELIRYIHDQGLRAGIAIKPKTPVDVLYDILDNPNKDEVPDMALIMTVEPGFGGQKFMPEMMPKVEALRKRYPDLNIEVDGGLSEKTIDTAADAGANVIVAGSAVFGAKDPGQVIEALRQAVEKRR